From Thalassovita sp.:
GTTCTGGGAAATCTTTGAATTTGCCATGGACCAGATGTTTGGCCTCAATATGCAAAAATCCGGTTTGATGGACACGATGGGGGATCTGATCGTGGATGCGATCGGCGCCTTTATTGGCGCCAGTGCCGGGTGGCTCTACCTGAAGTACCTGACGCATGACGGTCCGCGCCGCGGTTTGCCCGCTGTGATCGCCGAGTTCATTGCAAAGAATCCACGCTTTTTCAGCCGTAAAAACAATCGTTAAGCAGGGCAAGTTAAACTGGTTCAGGTGCCGCAGAAGGTCGCCTGAACCACCTCATCCGGCTGCGGTGGATAGGTCAGCTCCATCGCCTCCGGCTGATCCTCATAGGGACGCGCCAAGACCTGCATCAACCGCTCAAACGGCGCCATATCGCCGGCAACCGCGGCTTGGATCATCTGCTCCACCCGGTGATTGCGTGGGATGATGGCGGGGTTCACCGATTGCATCAGCGCTTCCGGCGCGTCTTCCTCCGCAATGCGGGCCCGCCAAGTGGCTTCCCACGCGTCAAAGGTTGTAGGGTCGGTAAACTGATCCCGTGCAGCTTCTCCAGATAGGGATCTGAATGTATTGGTGAAATCCGCTCTCTGGTTTGCCATCAAGACCAGCAGTTCGCTGACCAAGGCTTCATCCCCGTCGCGCGGGTTGGAAATGCCGATCTTGGCGGCAAAGGTCCGGCGCCAGGCGTCACGGATCATCGCCGGCATCGCGTTCACCGCCTCTGTGAACTCCTTCACGGCGCTGTCGGTGTTTTCGACCAATGGCACCAGAGAGGAGGCAAACTGCGCCATGTTCCAGCCGATGATGTTGGCCTGATTGTCGTAAGAATATCGCCCCTGATGATCGATGGAGCTATAGACGGTAACCGGATGATATGTATCCATAAATGCGGCTGGTCCGAAATCAATCGTTTCACCCGATAGCGCGGTGTTATCGGTGTTCATCACCCCATGGATGAAACCGATGGACATCCATTTCACCACCAGATCCACCTGCCGTTCGATCACCGCCTTGAGCAGCGCCAAGGGGCTGTCCGCCGCCGGATAATGGCGCGCGACAGTGTAGTCATAAAGGGCGCGTAAACCGTCGTAGTCGCCGCGCGCATAGAAATACTGAAAGGTGCCCACCCGGATGTGGCTGCCGGCCACACGGGTCAGGATCGCGCCCGGCAGGCCGGTTTCGCGCTGAATGCGATCCCCGGTGGCCACAGCCGCCAAGGCACGGGTGGTCGGGATGCCAAGGGCATGAAACGCCTCACTCAGCAGGTATTCCCGCAGCACCGGCCCCAGCCAGGCCCGGCCGTCGCCATTGCGGGAATAGGGGGTGCGACCGGAGCCTTTCAGCTGGATATCACGGCGCTCTCCGTTTGCGTCCAGCACTTCGCCCAGCAAAAGGGCACGGCCATCGCCCAGCTGCGGGGAAAACCCGCCAAATTGATGCCCGGCATAGACCTGTGCCAGCGGATCCGCGCCATCTGGCACCTGATTGCCGG
This genomic window contains:
- a CDS encoding protein adenylyltransferase SelO, with the protein product MTLHIPFDNSYGTLPDRFFTRQSATPVSAPTLLAFNHDLAAQLEITTGTDAELAQVFSGNQVPDGADPLAQVYAGHQFGGFSPQLGDGRALLLGEVLDANGERRDIQLKGSGRTPYSRNGDGRAWLGPVLREYLLSEAFHALGIPTTRALAAVATGDRIQRETGLPGAILTRVAGSHIRVGTFQYFYARGDYDGLRALYDYTVARHYPAADSPLALLKAVIERQVDLVVKWMSIGFIHGVMNTDNTALSGETIDFGPAAFMDTYHPVTVYSSIDHQGRYSYDNQANIIGWNMAQFASSLVPLVENTDSAVKEFTEAVNAMPAMIRDAWRRTFAAKIGISNPRDGDEALVSELLVLMANQRADFTNTFRSLSGEAARDQFTDPTTFDAWEATWRARIAEEDAPEALMQSVNPAIIPRNHRVEQMIQAAVAGDMAPFERLMQVLARPYEDQPEAMELTYPPQPDEVVQATFCGT